The nucleotide window CGCTTGTCCGCCGGGCAGAGGGAGTGAACCGCCTCTTTCACCGGGTGAGCCTGAGTATTTACACGGCCTGGCTGGTCGCCTTCATCACCGGCTCGATTGCGGGAATCAGCGGCAAATAACGGTTACCGGCAGCCGCGATATGCCGGAACCATCCCACCCAAGATCGGCATTTTACCCTGTCAAACCGTTCACAGTCAGATCTGCTGCCTTCTGCAGGGGCATACCGCTGTTCCTGTATCGTCATCCGTGACCGTCACAAACGAAGCTGAGCATACGACTTCTCAGTACCAGAAGGATACACTGCCATGGACTATATTGCCGATCTCCATATCCACTCCCCCTATTCCCGGGCCACCAGTCCGGAGGGAACCCTGACCGGCCTGGCGGGTTGGGCGCGGGTCAAGGGCATCCAGGTGATCGGCACCGGCGACTTCACCCACCCCGCCTGGTTCCGGCGTTTGAAGGAGGAATTGGAGCCGGCTGAACCGGGACTGTTCCGGCTGAAGAACGAACAGACCATCGTCTCTCCGCTGGCCGGAGTGACCCCGGCGTCCGCACCGGTGCGCTTCATGCTTTCGGCCGAGATCAGCAGCATCTACAAGCGTCATGGCACGGTACGCAAGGTTCACAACCTGCTCTATGTGCCCGATTTCGCCTCTGCCGAACGACTGAACGCCACGCTGGCCGGCATTGGCAACATAGAATCCGATGGCCGTCCGATCCTGGGGCTGGACAGCCGGGATCTGCTGGAGATTTTGCTGGAGCAGGCTCCGGAGGGTTTCCTGGTGCCGGCCCATATCTGGACCCCCTGGTTCTCACTGTTCGGTTCCCGGTCGGGTTTCGACAGCATCGAGGAATGTTTCGGCGACCTGACTTCCCACGTTTTTGCACTGGAAACGGGCCTTTCCTCCGATCCGGGCATGAACCGGCTGATTTCCGGCCTGGACCGTTTCGCCCTGATCTCCAATTCCGACTGCCATTCTCCATCCAAGCTGGGGCGCGAAGCCAACCTTTTCTCCACTGGTCTGGATTTCTTCTCCCTGCGCGAGGCCATCCGCGGCAACCGGCGCGAGACCTTCCGCGGCACTGTGGAGTTTTTTCCCGAAGAGGGGAAGTATCACGCCGACGGCCACCGCACCTGCAACGTCTGCCTCGATCCCCAGGAAACCCGCAAACTGGGGCTGATCTGTCCGGTCTGCGGTAAACCGTTGACCGTAGGAGTCTATCACCGGGTCATGGAGCTGGCCGATCGGGAGCAGCCCCTCTTCCGTGAGGATTCGCCCCGGACTTTCAGCCTGATCCCGCTGCCCGAAGTGCTGGGAGAGATCGCAGGGGCCGGACCGGCCTCCAAAAAGGTACTGGAGCAGTACAGCCGTACCATCGCCCGTTTCGGTTCCGAATTCGGCCTGCTGCTGCACACCTCGACGGAGGAGATCCGCCAGGCTTCACCGGTTCTGGGGGAGGCGGTGGAACGCATGCGCAGCGGCCGGGTTATCCGCAAGCCCGGCTTCGATGGGGAATACGGCGTAATCCGGGTCTTTGAGGAAGGGGAGCTGGAGCGTCTGGCCGGCCAGGCGAGCCTGTTCGGCGACGGCTCCGCCCCCCGGCGCAGCCGGAAGAAACAGGCCGGAGCGCTGGCGCTGCCGGCCATGGCGGACCGTAGTGACCAGACCTACACAGGCCCGGGAAAAACCGGCGGCCCGAACCAGGAGCAGGCGGCCGCTATCGCTTCCGACAGCCGTCACATTCTGGTGACCGCCGGACCGGGGACCGGTAAGACCTACACCCTGACGGCACGGGTGACGGCCCTTCTGGAAGCGGGGCATGCCCCGGAACGGATGGCGGCCATCACCTTCACGGTCAAGGCGGCGGACGAGGTACGCGAACGGTTGCTGAAGGCGGCCGAAGAGGCGTGCGAGCGGGTATTCGTTGGGACGTTCCACCAGTTCTGTCTCCACTGGCTGCGTCATGGTGTGCCGGACCTGGCGGCGATCGGCCCGGAGGATCGCGAGCGGCTGCTCAAGCGGCTCTTTCCCGGCCTGGGCGCCACGGAGCGCAATACCCTGAGCGAAGAGATATCCGGGTATTTTCTGTCTCCCACAGGGGCGGGCGATCATCTTCAGACGTATCTGGACGAACTGCAGCGGTTGAATGCCCTTGACCTGGATGCAGTGGTGCCGGAGTTCATCCGACGGCTCGAAGCGGATGCCGGTCTCCTGCGGCTGGTCCGGGCCTCCGTGGAACACCTCTTTGTGGACGAGTTCCAGGATCTGAATCAATGCCAGTTCGATCTGATACGGCTTTTGGCCGAAACCGGCCGGATCTTTGCCATCGGCGATCCCGACCAGGCCATCTACGGCTTCCGGGGGAGCAATCCGGAGTTTTTCTTCCGTTTCGCCGCTCTGCCGGAAGTGGAACAGATCTTCCTGACCCGCAACTATCGCTGCCCCACCACGATCATTGCGGCAGCCACGGCGCTGATCTCCCGCAACACCCGGCGCAACGCTCCGTCCCTGGTGGCCGGATCGAACCGTCAGGGAAACATCGAGCTGCACAGTGCGGCATCGCCGGCTGCCGAGGCGGAATTCATCGTGCGTCGCATCGAGGAGCTGATGGGGGGCATCGAGCATTTTTCCCTGCATTCCGGCCGGGGGGGCAATGGCGGGACGGGACGCGGCCTGAGTTTCGGGGAGATAGCCGTGCTCTTCCGGCTCGGCCGACAGGCCGACGAGATTGCGGCCGCCCTGGAGCGGCGCGGTATACCGTATCAGCAGGTGGGAACGGTACCTTACTATCTGGCCCCGGACCTGCGGGCAGTCTATTATTTTATTCAGGCTGCCGCCGGTTCGGAGGTTATGGCCGATTGGCTCCAACTGTCCGGAGCCCTGCCGGGAATCGGCAGTGCCAGTATCGATCGGCTGGAGGCGGCGCTGCCACTGAGCGGGGATTTCCGAACCTGTCGTACGCTTGTGGAACTACCGGCGGGGGCGGAACGGGCACTAGGGGAGCTGGAGCAGGTACTGGAGCATTTCCGGAAAGCCGCTGTCCAGGGCGGGCTGGCTGCGGCACTGCATGCGGCTTTGCCCTTTCTTTCCGTGAATGGGGAATCGACCGGAACCATGCGGCTTCTGGACCTGGCCAACAGCTTCGGCAGCAGCCTGACCGTCTTTGCCGGACATCTGCGCCGCTATGCAGAGGCCTCGGTCTATGACGAACGCGCCGAGTCGGTGGCTCTGATGACCCTGCACAGTGCCAAGGGGCTGGAATTTCCCGTGGTCTTTCTGGCCGGTGTCGAAGAGGGGCTGCTGCCCTGTTCGCTCTGGAACGAGGTAAATATTGAAGAGGAGCGGCGCCTGTTCTACGTCGGTCTCACCCGTGCCAAGGAGCGGCTGCTGCTGACAGCCTCGGGCAATCGCCCCTGGACAGGGCCGTCACCCCGTCCGCTCTCACGCTTTATCGGCGAGATGCCGGCGCAGCTTCTGACGACTGCCGTTGCCGCGCCTCCCAGAAAAACGAAAGAACCGAAGGGTGCAGAACAGATCATGCTGTTTTAAATGGGGTTGTGCGGACGCCTAGCCGCACCAGAGTTCCCTGATGATTTCCGCCTGTCGCAGGGCAATCAGCCGGCCGATCTGCCATTCGCTGCTGCGGTCGTGCTCAAAGGCGAAAATACAGCGAAACAACTTGTCGTGCGGCACGATTCTGACCAGCTTGACCATGATCTCCGCCTTAATGGCCTCTTTACCTGTTTTGAGGCGTGTTTCAAAGGTAAGGCGAAAATAACTGAACGCACCCAGCAATGCCCGGTCCAGGATCTCCACGGCACATCCATTCAACGAGCAATCGAGCATTCGGCCCCGGCATTCCGTCGTTCCTGCCCAGATCGAAACCGCCAGCGGTACGTGCATCCTGACCCTGATCGACAAGCGCAGGTCGGAAAGCACTTCGGCATAGGAGAAATCGGAAAGAGCCACTTCCCTGGTGTCGGGATCGCAACTGGCCATGGCATGGACGTCGTGTTTGAGCCCCGGAATCTGGATTATCGTATCCTTGCTGAACTCGATCACCCGTGACTGGGCCTTGTTGGTGCGGCAGAACAGGGTCGTGCCCGATGCGTGGAGAATCTGCGCTTCTCCACGCACGGGCACTTCCTTGTAATGATTGAAGAACTTCACTGACGGCGCCGGCGGGGAAAGGAGCGGCTCGAACAGCTCCGCCTGGAGTGCGGCTTCATCGATCCGTCCCAACAGTCTGACATGCTCGTTATTCACTCGTAGTCCTTACCGGAAAAATAATTGCATCGGACGGCGCCGGGCGCAGCGCCCCACTAATTGCAGGCGAAGTTCGATTCGATACGGCGGTTCCGTTCTTTACCCGCCTTGGTCTTATTGTCGGCAACGGGCTTGGTGGGGCCGAAGCCGACCGCCTTGATCCGCTGGGGAGCTATCCCGAATTCTTTGATCAGATAATTGCGGACGCTTTCGGCACGGCGCTGGGAGAGCTTCATGTTGGCCGCCGTGCTGCCGACGCTGTCGGTATGCCCTTCAATGGTGCCGCTGGCCTGCGGGAATTCGTTCAGAAAGTCGGCCAGTTTTTTCAGTTCGTCGCGGTACTGCGGCTTGATATCCGCTTTGTTGGTATCGAAATGGATGTTGATGACCGCAGGGCTGCACAGCTTGGTCTTCTCCGGAGGCGGAACGGCTTTCACTACCGGAGCGGGTGCGGTTACAGCGATGCCGGCGGTTTTCGTGACGCGGCCCCCCTTGCCGCTACAAACCAGGGTGTAGGTACCCGTGTCGGAAGGGCTGACCGTGCGGGAGCCCTGCAGGGGGACCGGACCTATTTCCGGCTGAATGTCACAGTTTGTGGCATTTTCCGAAGTCCATGCAAGGGTGGCGGCCTGTCCTTTGGTTATCGCATCCGGAGTAGCGCTCAGGCTGGCAGTCGGAGCCGGAATGGGAGCTGGCGCAGGTGCGGGCGCCGGTACCGGTGCCGGGACAGCCTTGGCCGGGGGACAGAGAACATTGACCTGTGCCGTTGCCTGCTTCGCCAGCGCGGCCCCCTCCTCGGTATGACAGGCCCTGAAGACGTCATAGGCGTTGTTCTTGGCATCCTCGGCCTGCTTGAATTCCGCGGGGCAGAGTTTATCCTTGCCCGCGGCGCGGGCAGCTTCCACCGCGCGGTCGGCTTCCTGCATCTCTGAGCGGATAAAATATCCGGGGATATTACCGCGCCCGGTATTGACCTCATAATGTCCACAGCCGGACAGCATGCCCAGCGAGGCCAAGGCCAGCACTACACAACAGCTTCGCAACATTTTCTTTACCTTTTCCATGTTCTTTCCTCCTCAGGATTTCATGTACATCAAGCATGCACGTGATCGCAACGACCGAGCCGGCCACTTCCTATTTAACACAAACTCGGCGTACTTCGTTAATATCGGTAAATCCTTGCAAGACCTTGAGGATGCCGTCCTGCCTGAGGGTAGTCATCCCATCGGACACGGCTTGGGCCTGAATGACGTCCGTCCGGCTCCGTTTTTTGATCAGCTTTTTCAGCTCAGGCGTGCATCTGAGCACTTCATGGATGCCCATACGCGAGCGATAGCCGCTATGGTTGCACTGTTCGCAGCCAACTGCCCTGCCCATGACGACCGTGTCGCGGTCCGCCTGCGGCAGGGAAAAGCCGGTGCCATATTCTTCGATCAGTTCGTCAAACTCTTCCGCGGTGGGCCGGTAGTTTTCCTTGCAGTCCGGGCAGAGACGCCGCACCAGACGCTGGGCCAGGATGCAGAGCAGCGAATCCGAAAAACTGAATGGATCCAGCCCCATTTCCAGGAGCCTGGTGATTGTTTCCGGTGCTGAGTTGGTATGCAGGGTCGAAAAGACCAGATGACCGGTGAGTGACGCTTCAAGTGCAATGCTCGCTGTCTCTTCATCGCGCATCTCCCCCACCATGATGATATCCGGGTCAAGCCGCAAAAAGGAACGCAGCGCAGCAGCAAAGCCGAAGCCGATGCGGGGGTTGACCTGGACCTGCCGAAGCCCGAACTGCGTGATTTCCACCGGGTCCTCGGCGGTCCAGATCTTACGGTGGGGCTGATTGATGGTGGCCAGACCGGAGTGGAGGGTGGTGGTTTTCCCTGAACCGGTCGGTCCTACCACCAGAACCAGTCCATGCGGAGACAGAAGGTTTTCCTCGAATATCCGCCGGTTGCGGTTGCTAAGCCCCAGATCCTTGAAGGCTAGCGGCTCGCTGTTGGACAGAATGCGTATGACGGCATCTTCCAGGCCGTTGACCGTTGGCATGGTGGCCACGCGCAGCTCAATGCCCAAAGGTCCGAACTTTCTGAATTCTATCTTGCCGTCCTGAGGCTTGCGGCGTTCCGAAATATCGAGATCTGCCATGATCTTGATGCGTGAAATAATGGCGAACTTGTATCTGTAAGGGATCTTTTGATAGATCGAGCAATGACCATCGATCCGGATGCGGACAATGACGTCGTTTTTACCGGCTGACGGCTCGATATGGATGTCGGAAGCCTTTTTCAGGTAGGCATCGTAGATGATCTTGTTGACGAGCTTGACAATGACGTTGTCTTTCTCGGTAACCTGCTTGCTCTCTTCCTCCACATCCGGTTCGTCGCTCAGCGTGCTTTCACTGAGCAGTTCCGCGATGCTGTCGGGAAGATTCAGATTCAACTCCTCGCCAACTGCGGCACCCTTTCCATCATCGGCTATGTTGTACATGAGCTTGTGGGCCAGACGCATACTGGTTTCGGAAACAATGACGGCATTGATCCTGAAGCCCATGACATCTTCCAGCTCTCGAATACTGTTCTGGTGTAACGGCTTTGCCATGGCCAGGGTCAGCGTCGATCCCACTTTTGAGATGGGGGCAAGACGGTGCGTTCTGGCAAAGGCTGCACTGATGTATTGTATCGCATCCGCCTGCAGATCCCGGCTACCGCTGATATGCATATACGACAGGTCGTACTGTATCGCCACTGACTGGGCCACCTGTTCTTCGTCGAGATATCCCAGTTTCAGCAGCGCGGATTCCAGGCTGATCCTCTGCTGCTTGACGACTTCCTTGGCAATGGCAAGTTTTCTGTGGCTGAGCAGACCGTTATTGACAAGAATAGCGCCCAGGTCGGGACGTTTGTTGTTATGATCGAGCAGAAAACGGAGGTCGGCTTCCTTGACATACCCCAGCCGGCACAGCAGCTGGCCGATTGTCTGGCCGGGCATGCTGGGTTGCAGTTCCAGCGTTTCCCGGAGCTGTCGAGCAGTTACCATCTCTTTTTCAAGTAGCAGCTCTCCGATCCTTTTTGTCGCATTCATGCTGCATTGCCCTCACGTCATATGCTCACGCCGTTTCGACCGGCCTGTGCTTCCCGTTGCGGAATCCGCCTGGAGCACGGCAGCAAGCATAGCATAGCAAAGGGGGGAATCAACCAACCGAACCTGACGAAATGTGACGAAATGTGACATTTTGCTTCGGGACATCGTATGGGCACAGGAGGTCAAATATGGGGGAACTCATCTTACGGAAAATAAAACTGACAAAATTCCTCGCCAAGCGACGAAGACTTTTCTATTATTGCCCCTGCTGATTCGCTAAAAAAGTTTCACTGGGATTTTAATTGTGAGTATCGAAAAAGCGGCGCCACAAGGCGCACATGTTCCGTAAGGAGATCTGCATGACTACGTTATTCAAGTACTTGGCGCTAGTGCTTCAGGCCGCTGTTTTCAGCGCACTGCTATCAAACGAAGCATCGGCAATGGAGCAGTTGAACATGAAGAACATCACGGACGCCGACAAGGTTTACTTCGGAAAAAGACTTACCAAGGAGCAGCTTGAAAAGCTGCAGTATATTCTTGCAAACGGTTTCACCACGAGCAAGTCACCCTGCGAAAAGGTTGCGGCTATCAACAAAAATCTTCTCTTTCTGAAGACGGTGACCTCTGTTTTTCGCGAGGCTTCTGCCAGCGGAGAAATCAGCACGTATGCTCGAAGTTATTCTTCCTCATTGACCCACGAATTTACTGCAACAGCCAAAGTATTTGGCGACATTCTCCCGCGTTACGAACAAGCCTGTCGTGCCAGCCGGCACATCGTGGAAAACACCGAACAAAGGGTGATTGGGAAAGAGTCGTCATCTTCGACGGCACTCCAGGAAACGGCAAGAAACCTCGATCACGAAAAAAGCCCCTGATCTCTCAGAGGCTTCGGATTTGCTCCGCAGCAATTGGCGGCTGCAGACTGTACATGACAGGCTTCGTTATAAGTGTTTGCCTTTTGGAATGATGTGTTTCAGCTTTTTGGAGCCATCATACAAGGTCTGCTTGATGATGCCCCGTTTCTCTTTAAGATCCTTCCTCTCACCGTCTTCTTCCAGTGCGATTTCAGCTTCTCCGGCCAATTCCTCGATTTTTGCCTCTTCTTTTTCTGTCAGAGTAGCCATACGCTTACCTCCTCACCATAATTTTCTCACAGTGCGGCGATAAAAACAAACACTGCACCCTCTGCTTTGTTCTGCACATCCAGATAAAACAAAAGCCCCTGATCGCTCAGGGGCTGACCTGCATCCGAAACCACAATGGTTTCTTTAATTGGTGGAGGTGGTGGGAGTCGAACCCACGTCCGAAGAACCTACAGTCTGAATTACTACACCGTTAGTCAATTGCTCGATTTAACCGGCCTGCTGCACAATTGACAAAGCAGCAGACCAGCGGTCCCGTTAAATTTCAGGGTGCGCTACGGGCGTTGCGCATCCCAATCCGGTAGTGAATGACGTCCCCGTTGTACCACCGGCATCTTCATTGGGGACGCCTGTTAAGCAGCTAGTGCAACAGGTGTGTAATAATTGTCGGCAATTAAGCCGTTGCAGGTTTATTAAGGTCGGCCACCTGCCCCGACCCGGTGCAACCCAGATTTTCACTTCCCCGTCGAAACCTTTACACCCCCTAAAATCGGTGATTGGGGACCGGGAATCAGGGACCGGTAAAGTCTTTCCTTCCAGTCTCCTGCCACGTCCCTCTTCTCTTGTGACTGACACTAACGTTTCTAACTAACTGGTTTTCCGGTCCCTGGTCCCTGGTCCCTGATCACCGGTCCCTGTTTCTGGACTTGAGCGCCTGCGAAATCTCGCGCTGGGTATCCTTCTTCTTCATGTCTTCCCGCTTGTCATGGTGCTTCTTGCCTTTGCCCAGTCCGATCTCGACTTTGACCAGACCGTTCTTGAAATACAGCCGCAACGGAATGGCGGAGAAGCCCTGCTCCCTGATGCGCCCGTACAGCCTGTCGATCTCCTTGCGGTGCAGCAGCAGCTTGCGCTTGCGATCAGGATCGTGGTTCTGGCGGTTGCCGAATTCGTAATGGGAGATGTTCAGATTGTGGAGAAAGGCTTCGCCGTCGCGCACCATCATGAAGGCATCGCTCAGATTGGCCTTGCCTGCCCTCAGCGACTTGACCTCCGTGCCTTGCAGCACCATGCCCGCTTCCAGCCGGTCTTCGATGAAGTAATCGTGAAAGGCTTTCTTATTTGCACAAATCAGTTTTTCGCTCATTACTCAAAAATGATAGCAGAGATCGTTGAAAAAGGGAATGCCTATGGCAAAATAGCAGTGCCGCCGCCGGCAGAAGTGACCGCCGGACAGGATGTCCGGATGCGACAAGTACACAGAATGTCACCCGGTTTTAACGCAAATTTAACTTTACCCGCCAATCCAATCGATGTATAAACAAGGGTCCCAAACACGTTTTACCACATATAATTCCTCGTTAGCATGAGGCGTTTGCACAAACACAGGCTACTGCCCAGAAACGTCGAAAGACGCCAATGCGGTCCAACAGGTTTTGTCGGCTTAAGGCTTAACCCAATGTAGCTGGTTCACTATCCTACGTTGTGCACTGCCGAAAATCTACCAGGGGGGAAGCGGTGTCCTTGCGTATTTTTTAAGGCCCTTTCTCTCTGAAAGGGCCTTTTGCTTTTTAAGGGTTTCCCGAATGACGACTGAATTCACTGAAATATACCTGAGCGCGGTCATCGGTCGCTCCGTAATCAATAGTAAAGGCGACGAGATCGGCCTTCTGCGCGATCTGATCATGGTGCCGGGCGACGTGTTCCCCGAGGTTTCCCACATAGTGATCAAAGCGCGCAAGGGCATTTTCAGCCTGCCCTGGAACGAAGTGACGCTGTTCACCCATGTGGTGATCTCCGCCAGCAGCGTGAGACCTCCGGGCCTGTCACCGTTCCAGTCCTACCAAGGGGAGATCCTCGTCAAGCGCGACCTGCTCGACAAGCAGATCGTGGATGTGGACGGCGCCAAAGTGGTGCGGGTCAACGACATCAAGCTGGGCAACCTCAATCAGAAGCTGTGCATCTTTTCGGTCGACATCGGCTTTCGCGGCCTGCTCAGACGCCTGGGATACGAGCGTTTCGGCGAGCGCTTCGCCCAGGCCATCCGGCGCGACATCCCCCACAATGAAATCAGCTGGGAATATGTCCAGCCTCTGGAGGCCAACTCGTCCCGTCTGGCACTCAACATCGCCCGGGACCAGATGAACGAACTGCACCCAGCCGACTTGGCCGACATCATCGAAAACATCCCGATCCAGAACATCAAGATGATGCTCGAATCAATGGATGCCGAAACTGCCGGCGAGACGCTGTACGAGTTGGAGCCGGACATGCGCAATGTCGTCATCAGCCAGCTCGATGACGAACAGGTCAGCGACATCCTGGAAGAGATGGAGCCGGACGATGCCGCCGACGTGCTCTCCGACCTTCCGGAGCAGAAGGCCCAGGAACTGCTGCACCTGATGGATCAGGAGGATGCCGAGGATATCCAGGAGTTGCTGGAGCACGAAGAGGACTCGGCTGGCGGCCTGATGACCCCCGAATATTTCCGGCTTGCATCGAACATTTCGGTGGGGCGCGCGCTGGAGCTGCTCAAGGAAGGGGCCGAGGAAGCGGAAACCGTTTATTACGGTTACGTGGTCGACGCAGAGGAGCGCCTGGAAGGGGTCGTATCCCTGAAGACCTTGCTGCTGAGTTCGCCCGATGCACATATCACCGACGTGATGGAGGAAAACGTGAAGTACGTCCACGTTGACTCCGAACCTGAAGACATGCTCGAAATGCTTACCAAGTACGACCTGATCGCGCTGCCGGTCCTGGACGAGGAGGACCGTATGGCGGGCATCGTCACGGTCGACGACGTGCTGGCCCACTACCTGCCGCTGATTCTCAAAAACAGGCGCAGATAACCATCAAAGGCTTTTCCCATGTTCACCGGTATTTCCCTGTTCAAATTATTCAGGCCCTTCAAGAGCGTAAACGCCAAGAACATCATGCTGTTCCTGGCGATTCTCGGACCGGGCATCATCACCGCCAACGTAGACAACGATGCCGGCGGCATAACCACCTATTCCCTGGCTGCGGCCAACTACGGCTATGCCATCCTCTGGCCGATGATCCCCACCACCATTGCGCTGGTGGTGATCCAGGAGATGTGCGCCCGGATGGGAGCCGTGACCGGCAAGGGACTCTCGGACCTGATTCGGGAATCCTTCGGCGTCAAGGTCACCTTTTACGTCATGATCGCGCTGCTGTTGACCAACATGGGCAACTCGATCTCCGAGTTCGCCGGTATAGCCGCCAGCCTGGAGATCTTCGGCATCAGCAAGTACCTGTCGGTGCCGCTGGCCGCCATCTGCGTCTGGCTGCTGATCGTCAAGGGCTCCTACAAGACCGTGGAAAAGGTCTTCCTGGTGGCCTGCATGGTCTACGTGGCCTACCCCATCGCCGCCTTTATCGCCGGACCGAACTGGGACGTGGTGCTCAAGTCCACGGTTGTGCCTTCCTTCAAATCAGACAGTGCCTATCTGATGACGCTGATCGGTATCATCGGGACCACCATCGCCCCCTGGATGCAGTTCTACCAGCAGTCGGCCGTGGTTGAGAAAGGCATCACCGCCGAACAGTACGGTTTTACGCGGCTGGATGTGATCATCGGCTGCATCCTGGCAATCGTGGTGGCCTTCTTCATGATGGTAGCCTGCGCCTCCACCATCCATCTCCATGGCCTCAAGATCGAGACCGCCGCGGATGCCGCCATGGCCCTGAAGCCGCTGGTCGGCCAGCATGCCTCGGCCCTGTTCGCCTTTGGACTGTTCAACGCCTCGCTCTTCGGTGCCTGCATCCTGCCGCTTTCCACCGCCTTTTACATTTGCGAGGGCATGGGCTGGGAATCGGGAGTGGACAATGATTTCGAACAAGCCCCCCAGTTTTTCTGGCTCTTCACCGTGATCATCGCCATCAGCGCCGGGCTGATCCTGATACCCAACGCCCCGCTGCTGCAGATCATGTTCCTGTCCCAGGTGGTCAACGGCGCCGTGCTCCCCTTTGTGCTGATCTTCATGCTGCTGCTGATCAACGACAAAAACCTGATGGGCCGCTATGTCAACGGCCCGATCTTTAACATCATCGCCTGGCTGACGGTGGTGATCATGATCATTTTGACGCTCGTCATGACCACTGACATGGCCATTCCC belongs to Geobacter sp. SVR and includes:
- a CDS encoding UvrD-helicase domain-containing protein codes for the protein MDYIADLHIHSPYSRATSPEGTLTGLAGWARVKGIQVIGTGDFTHPAWFRRLKEELEPAEPGLFRLKNEQTIVSPLAGVTPASAPVRFMLSAEISSIYKRHGTVRKVHNLLYVPDFASAERLNATLAGIGNIESDGRPILGLDSRDLLEILLEQAPEGFLVPAHIWTPWFSLFGSRSGFDSIEECFGDLTSHVFALETGLSSDPGMNRLISGLDRFALISNSDCHSPSKLGREANLFSTGLDFFSLREAIRGNRRETFRGTVEFFPEEGKYHADGHRTCNVCLDPQETRKLGLICPVCGKPLTVGVYHRVMELADREQPLFREDSPRTFSLIPLPEVLGEIAGAGPASKKVLEQYSRTIARFGSEFGLLLHTSTEEIRQASPVLGEAVERMRSGRVIRKPGFDGEYGVIRVFEEGELERLAGQASLFGDGSAPRRSRKKQAGALALPAMADRSDQTYTGPGKTGGPNQEQAAAIASDSRHILVTAGPGTGKTYTLTARVTALLEAGHAPERMAAITFTVKAADEVRERLLKAAEEACERVFVGTFHQFCLHWLRHGVPDLAAIGPEDRERLLKRLFPGLGATERNTLSEEISGYFLSPTGAGDHLQTYLDELQRLNALDLDAVVPEFIRRLEADAGLLRLVRASVEHLFVDEFQDLNQCQFDLIRLLAETGRIFAIGDPDQAIYGFRGSNPEFFFRFAALPEVEQIFLTRNYRCPTTIIAAATALISRNTRRNAPSLVAGSNRQGNIELHSAASPAAEAEFIVRRIEELMGGIEHFSLHSGRGGNGGTGRGLSFGEIAVLFRLGRQADEIAAALERRGIPYQQVGTVPYYLAPDLRAVYYFIQAAAGSEVMADWLQLSGALPGIGSASIDRLEAALPLSGDFRTCRTLVELPAGAERALGELEQVLEHFRKAAVQGGLAAALHAALPFLSVNGESTGTMRLLDLANSFGSSLTVFAGHLRRYAEASVYDERAESVALMTLHSAKGLEFPVVFLAGVEEGLLPCSLWNEVNIEEERRLFYVGLTRAKERLLLTASGNRPWTGPSPRPLSRFIGEMPAQLLTTAVAAPPRKTKEPKGAEQIMLF
- a CDS encoding PilZ domain-containing protein: MNNEHVRLLGRIDEAALQAELFEPLLSPPAPSVKFFNHYKEVPVRGEAQILHASGTTLFCRTNKAQSRVIEFSKDTIIQIPGLKHDVHAMASCDPDTREVALSDFSYAEVLSDLRLSIRVRMHVPLAVSIWAGTTECRGRMLDCSLNGCAVEILDRALLGAFSYFRLTFETRLKTGKEAIKAEIMVKLVRIVPHDKLFRCIFAFEHDRSSEWQIGRLIALRQAEIIRELWCG
- a CDS encoding OmpA family protein, giving the protein MEKVKKMLRSCCVVLALASLGMLSGCGHYEVNTGRGNIPGYFIRSEMQEADRAVEAARAAGKDKLCPAEFKQAEDAKNNAYDVFRACHTEEGAALAKQATAQVNVLCPPAKAVPAPVPAPAPAPAPIPAPTASLSATPDAITKGQAATLAWTSENATNCDIQPEIGPVPLQGSRTVSPSDTGTYTLVCSGKGGRVTKTAGIAVTAPAPVVKAVPPPEKTKLCSPAVINIHFDTNKADIKPQYRDELKKLADFLNEFPQASGTIEGHTDSVGSTAANMKLSQRRAESVRNYLIKEFGIAPQRIKAVGFGPTKPVADNKTKAGKERNRRIESNFACN
- a CDS encoding GspE/PulE family protein; this translates as MNATKRIGELLLEKEMVTARQLRETLELQPSMPGQTIGQLLCRLGYVKEADLRFLLDHNNKRPDLGAILVNNGLLSHRKLAIAKEVVKQQRISLESALLKLGYLDEEQVAQSVAIQYDLSYMHISGSRDLQADAIQYISAAFARTHRLAPISKVGSTLTLAMAKPLHQNSIRELEDVMGFRINAVIVSETSMRLAHKLMYNIADDGKGAAVGEELNLNLPDSIAELLSESTLSDEPDVEEESKQVTEKDNVIVKLVNKIIYDAYLKKASDIHIEPSAGKNDVIVRIRIDGHCSIYQKIPYRYKFAIISRIKIMADLDISERRKPQDGKIEFRKFGPLGIELRVATMPTVNGLEDAVIRILSNSEPLAFKDLGLSNRNRRIFEENLLSPHGLVLVVGPTGSGKTTTLHSGLATINQPHRKIWTAEDPVEITQFGLRQVQVNPRIGFGFAAALRSFLRLDPDIIMVGEMRDEETASIALEASLTGHLVFSTLHTNSAPETITRLLEMGLDPFSFSDSLLCILAQRLVRRLCPDCKENYRPTAEEFDELIEEYGTGFSLPQADRDTVVMGRAVGCEQCNHSGYRSRMGIHEVLRCTPELKKLIKKRSRTDVIQAQAVSDGMTTLRQDGILKVLQGFTDINEVRRVCVK
- the smpB gene encoding SsrA-binding protein SmpB, translating into MSEKLICANKKAFHDYFIEDRLEAGMVLQGTEVKSLRAGKANLSDAFMMVRDGEAFLHNLNISHYEFGNRQNHDPDRKRKLLLHRKEIDRLYGRIREQGFSAIPLRLYFKNGLVKVEIGLGKGKKHHDKREDMKKKDTQREISQALKSRNRDR
- a CDS encoding magnesium transporter codes for the protein MTTEFTEIYLSAVIGRSVINSKGDEIGLLRDLIMVPGDVFPEVSHIVIKARKGIFSLPWNEVTLFTHVVISASSVRPPGLSPFQSYQGEILVKRDLLDKQIVDVDGAKVVRVNDIKLGNLNQKLCIFSVDIGFRGLLRRLGYERFGERFAQAIRRDIPHNEISWEYVQPLEANSSRLALNIARDQMNELHPADLADIIENIPIQNIKMMLESMDAETAGETLYELEPDMRNVVISQLDDEQVSDILEEMEPDDAADVLSDLPEQKAQELLHLMDQEDAEDIQELLEHEEDSAGGLMTPEYFRLASNISVGRALELLKEGAEEAETVYYGYVVDAEERLEGVVSLKTLLLSSPDAHITDVMEENVKYVHVDSEPEDMLEMLTKYDLIALPVLDEEDRMAGIVTVDDVLAHYLPLILKNRRR